In Prosthecobacter vanneervenii, one DNA window encodes the following:
- a CDS encoding BlaI/MecI/CopY family transcriptional regulator — MAKKSLPPLSAAEQALMDILWKKHPASVLELLEAVNQGRSEPVTRNTLQTQLTRLEAKGWISRDDSSRSHAYEPAVAEQKGRTSVLADLKQRFFGGSNLALVRCLVESGDISEEELVELRKLVRGSSAKKGDEP, encoded by the coding sequence ATGGCTAAAAAATCACTCCCGCCACTGTCCGCCGCCGAGCAGGCGCTGATGGACATTCTCTGGAAAAAGCATCCGGCAAGCGTGCTGGAACTGCTGGAAGCGGTGAATCAAGGGCGCAGCGAACCGGTGACGCGCAACACGCTGCAGACACAGCTGACGCGGCTGGAGGCGAAGGGGTGGATCAGCCGTGATGACTCCAGCCGCAGCCATGCCTACGAGCCTGCGGTGGCCGAGCAGAAGGGAAGGACGAGCGTGCTGGCAGATCTGAAGCAGCGCTTTTTTGGCGGGAGCAATCTGGCGCTGGTGCGCTGCCTGGTGGAGAGCGGTGACATCTCCGAGGAGGAACTGGTGGAACTGCGAAAGCTGGTGCGTGGGAGCAGTGCGAAGAAAGGAGACGAGCCATGA
- a CDS encoding methyltransferase → MHDLTSAPATDPTSIYRYRDCLYGADMVTAALSVDFFTWLSANPSSLAGICEHFGFTERPADTMMTLFAANDWVRNVGGVFHTTEVAREFMCAGPVWDVRPYFASLHDRPIARDFLEVLRTDKPAGWSGDKAAFDWHKAMEQEDFARKFTAAMDCRGVLLSQALAKKLDLTGRSCVLDIGAGSGVYACAITAQHQHMRGVAFDQAPVDRIAGKLIEERGCADRVSVATGNMFEGMPAGCDVHLFSNVLHDWGVPEVKKLLAVSHAALHVGGLLIIHDAFINADKTGPLHTAEYSCLLMHATQGKCYSTSEYAEMLDEAGFTPGDYHDTIIARGFMTAIRR, encoded by the coding sequence ATGCACGACCTGACCTCCGCCCCTGCCACTGATCCGACCAGCATTTATCGTTATCGCGACTGCCTCTATGGGGCTGACATGGTGACGGCGGCGCTGAGCGTGGATTTCTTCACGTGGCTATCGGCCAATCCATCTTCGCTGGCGGGGATCTGCGAGCACTTTGGATTCACGGAGCGTCCGGCGGACACGATGATGACGCTCTTTGCGGCGAATGACTGGGTGCGGAATGTGGGTGGTGTGTTTCACACGACGGAGGTGGCGCGGGAGTTTATGTGCGCGGGGCCGGTGTGGGATGTGCGGCCGTATTTTGCCTCCCTGCATGATCGCCCCATCGCGCGCGATTTTCTGGAAGTGCTGCGCACGGACAAGCCTGCGGGCTGGAGCGGAGACAAGGCGGCCTTTGACTGGCACAAGGCGATGGAGCAGGAGGATTTTGCGCGGAAGTTTACCGCCGCGATGGACTGTCGCGGGGTGCTGCTCTCCCAGGCATTGGCAAAGAAGCTGGATCTGACCGGGCGCAGCTGTGTGCTGGATATCGGGGCGGGGTCGGGTGTGTATGCGTGTGCGATCACGGCGCAGCACCAGCACATGAGAGGTGTCGCGTTTGATCAGGCGCCGGTGGATCGCATCGCGGGCAAGCTGATCGAGGAACGTGGCTGCGCAGATCGCGTGAGCGTGGCCACGGGCAACATGTTTGAAGGCATGCCCGCGGGGTGTGACGTGCATCTTTTCTCCAATGTGCTGCATGACTGGGGCGTGCCGGAGGTGAAGAAGCTGCTGGCTGTTTCTCATGCCGCGCTGCATGTGGGCGGGCTGCTGATCATTCATGATGCGTTCATCAATGCCGACAAGACGGGGCCGCTGCATACGGCGGAGTATTCGTGCCTGCTGATGCATGCCACGCAGGGCAAGTGCTACAGCACGAGTGAATACGCAGAGATGCTGGATGAAGCTGGATTCACCCCTGGTGATTATCATGATACGATCATCGCACGTGGATTCATGACCGCGATCCGGCGCTAA
- a CDS encoding MFS transporter has product MSTPAPKFTLTHWLIILIASIGFLFDTYELLMTPLVAAPAIAELLKVLPSDPSVTEWVGKLLWIAALCGGVFGLLGGWLVDKFGRKTIMALSIFIYSFSPFCAAFATSLPVFIFFRCTTFIGVCVEFVAAITWLAEVFEDKHQKEKWLGITQACASLGGVFVTMVSVWISKNLDTLPHWGLPAGSTGIGAWRYTLMSGILPAIPIALMLPFVPESKVWKDKKIAGTLKRPSFGALFSSELRRVTLVTTILSACAYGIAFGALQVTVARVTPGLPELKAEAGQLAALKKTDMEISAKLKAPGLDDAAKGALKAEMKANFDKQKPVNAKVKAMSDKVQFHQEMGGLVGRVLLAVLLIVGMSRVALLKVFQIPALFILPVTYFVLFKDGGQAFLWGYAICGLVTVAQFSYFGEYLPKVFPMHLRGTGGSFATNVGGRMIGTCMATLNTSWLAPMLAGGPQAVKPMHVAMAAGYIATAMAVIALVVGFMLPEPKAEEG; this is encoded by the coding sequence ATGTCCACTCCCGCACCCAAATTCACCCTCACTCATTGGCTGATCATCCTCATCGCCAGCATCGGCTTCCTGTTCGACACCTACGAGCTGCTCATGACGCCCCTCGTCGCAGCCCCCGCCATTGCCGAGCTGCTCAAGGTCCTGCCGAGCGATCCCTCCGTCACTGAATGGGTCGGCAAGCTGCTCTGGATCGCCGCGCTCTGTGGCGGTGTCTTCGGTCTCCTCGGCGGCTGGCTGGTCGATAAATTTGGCCGCAAGACCATCATGGCGCTGAGCATCTTCATCTACTCCTTCTCTCCCTTCTGCGCCGCCTTCGCCACCTCCCTGCCCGTCTTCATCTTCTTCCGCTGCACCACTTTCATTGGAGTGTGCGTGGAGTTCGTCGCCGCCATCACTTGGCTGGCGGAGGTCTTTGAGGACAAGCACCAGAAGGAAAAATGGCTCGGCATCACCCAGGCCTGCGCCTCTCTGGGCGGCGTGTTCGTCACCATGGTCAGCGTGTGGATCAGCAAAAATCTCGACACCCTTCCTCATTGGGGACTGCCCGCTGGCAGCACCGGCATCGGCGCCTGGCGCTACACTCTGATGTCCGGCATCCTGCCCGCCATCCCCATCGCGCTCATGCTGCCCTTCGTGCCTGAGTCCAAGGTGTGGAAGGACAAAAAAATCGCCGGCACTCTCAAGCGCCCCAGCTTCGGCGCTCTTTTCTCCTCCGAGCTTCGCCGCGTCACGCTCGTCACCACCATCCTCTCCGCCTGCGCCTACGGCATCGCCTTCGGTGCGTTGCAGGTCACCGTGGCCCGCGTGACACCCGGCCTGCCTGAGCTGAAAGCCGAGGCCGGCCAGCTCGCCGCCCTGAAAAAGACCGACATGGAAATCAGCGCCAAGCTGAAAGCCCCCGGCCTCGACGATGCCGCCAAAGGCGCGCTCAAAGCCGAGATGAAGGCCAACTTCGACAAGCAGAAGCCCGTCAATGCCAAGGTCAAGGCCATGAGCGATAAGGTCCAGTTCCATCAGGAAATGGGCGGCCTCGTTGGCCGAGTGCTGCTCGCCGTCCTGCTCATCGTGGGCATGAGCCGTGTGGCGCTGCTCAAGGTCTTCCAGATCCCCGCGCTCTTCATTCTGCCGGTCACCTACTTCGTCCTCTTTAAAGACGGTGGCCAGGCCTTCCTCTGGGGCTACGCCATCTGCGGCCTCGTCACCGTGGCCCAGTTCAGCTACTTCGGCGAATACCTGCCCAAAGTCTTCCCCATGCACCTGCGCGGTACCGGCGGCAGCTTCGCCACCAATGTCGGCGGCCGCATGATCGGCACCTGCATGGCCACGCTGAACACCAGCTGGCTCGCCCCCATGCTCGCTGGTGGTCCGCAGGCGGTGAAGCCCATGCACGTCGCCATGGCCGCAGGCTACATCGCCACCGCCATGGCCGTCATCGCCCTCGTCGTCGGCTTCATGCTGCCGGAGCCGAAGGCTGAAGAAGGCTGA
- a CDS encoding M56 family metallopeptidase, translating into MNAETIACLNYVVHSLVIGAAAWLLVRFVIRDALRRCILANLAVLMCLYTPFNIGMEDLFPPQKPVPVWTPIRETFKADWRVSVAPAKVLAVDAAPQVRSWDVNEVVRGIRWFVWIIAAAVLMRLLYQTVRVQLWAWRLREPTQSEMSGLPTGVPYERISVFEGEGTPCVAGWFFPVIAVPASAFQTLTPREWSWLLRHEAEHLRLHDTVVALLQNIVRACQWWNPFVHALMEEYARAREEMCDAAAVGGKRETTAYADFLLAWAAKPVAQQACVMPIAYSRPARRLKARLVALMEARGVRKKAGALFVLGCLAFAVIAPMIAASFGIATAAAQEAVKAGDDGAMRTRRYTVTHGFLDAEAAHAYPFAPGETPPAPAPRKTARQLLEEKGVLFPPGASAVYDPRTSQLIVRNTPAHMEKVERAIEVLNQRLMMVHFNCKMVQADRFFGIHQSILSNADLQALMGTFSVLKGIDLLTSPNVTTRFDQNAIIEVTREVQPKVLPDGKLSGDQKYVGMHIELLAKSPVRGKAIIETTASLGIDPDANDVWLPKGMSDADWGKVRIHSVGGKAALASGETLLLHLPNSKRPVTVLITANTIDPRGGRGGSFSSTMGMAPPASQGSNVTDEKDAEKKTAELPRRVYLVPVGFGDGKKPAEYLEAKGVDFPQGANAVLADGKLTVQNTRKNLDLIEQLLLKSMTAGGDKAVSIKVDVHVAEVEDGKILGEWNPEKSTWIREPGAAPVSIRQAPPEVRHVFSAAGVMTDAQWRTLQGGIKGKAGVLLDALPGRSMKHDERAVFDMPAALGGGQLAVRPQITSSSGSLSVNLQFPDLIPAAKRLMTTQVQIWDGQTVAFSGIPSEKEKVFRVIFVTARLVYPSDDGKK; encoded by the coding sequence ATGAATGCGGAGACGATCGCGTGTCTAAATTACGTGGTGCACAGCCTGGTGATTGGAGCAGCGGCGTGGCTGCTGGTGCGGTTTGTGATCCGCGATGCGCTGAGGCGCTGCATCCTGGCGAATCTGGCGGTGCTGATGTGCCTCTATACACCTTTCAACATCGGGATGGAGGATCTGTTTCCACCGCAAAAGCCTGTGCCGGTGTGGACGCCGATCCGGGAGACTTTCAAGGCGGACTGGCGGGTGAGCGTGGCACCGGCGAAGGTGCTGGCGGTGGATGCAGCGCCGCAGGTGAGAAGCTGGGATGTGAATGAGGTAGTGAGGGGGATCCGTTGGTTTGTGTGGATCATCGCGGCGGCTGTGCTGATGAGGCTGCTGTACCAGACCGTGCGGGTGCAGCTGTGGGCGTGGCGGCTGCGAGAGCCCACGCAGTCTGAAATGAGCGGGCTGCCGACGGGAGTGCCCTATGAACGCATCAGCGTGTTTGAAGGCGAAGGCACGCCCTGTGTGGCGGGCTGGTTTTTCCCGGTGATCGCTGTTCCGGCCTCGGCGTTTCAAACGCTCACGCCTCGTGAGTGGAGCTGGCTGCTGCGGCATGAGGCCGAGCACCTGCGGCTGCATGACACGGTGGTGGCGCTGCTGCAAAACATTGTGCGCGCCTGCCAGTGGTGGAACCCTTTTGTGCATGCGCTGATGGAGGAATATGCGCGGGCCCGTGAGGAAATGTGTGATGCCGCCGCGGTGGGGGGAAAGCGTGAGACTACGGCCTATGCGGACTTTCTGCTGGCCTGGGCTGCGAAGCCGGTGGCGCAGCAGGCGTGCGTGATGCCGATCGCGTATTCGCGGCCCGCACGGCGGCTGAAGGCCAGACTGGTGGCGCTGATGGAGGCGCGTGGCGTGAGGAAAAAGGCGGGGGCGCTGTTTGTGCTGGGGTGTCTCGCATTCGCAGTGATTGCGCCGATGATTGCAGCGTCGTTTGGGATTGCGACTGCGGCAGCGCAGGAAGCGGTGAAGGCGGGAGATGATGGGGCCATGCGCACGCGGAGATACACGGTAACACATGGTTTTCTGGATGCTGAAGCGGCACATGCATATCCTTTTGCACCGGGGGAAACGCCGCCTGCCCCTGCTCCTCGGAAGACCGCCCGCCAACTGCTGGAAGAGAAAGGCGTGCTGTTTCCGCCGGGGGCATCAGCAGTATACGATCCGAGGACTTCACAGCTCATCGTGCGGAATACGCCGGCCCATATGGAGAAGGTGGAACGGGCCATCGAAGTACTCAATCAGCGCCTTATGATGGTGCACTTCAACTGCAAGATGGTTCAGGCTGATCGTTTTTTTGGCATTCATCAGAGCATTCTTTCAAATGCTGATTTGCAGGCGCTCATGGGCACTTTCAGTGTGCTGAAGGGAATTGATCTGCTGACTTCTCCGAATGTGACGACCCGATTTGATCAGAATGCGATCATTGAGGTGACACGCGAGGTGCAGCCCAAGGTTTTGCCAGACGGGAAGCTGAGCGGAGATCAGAAGTATGTGGGAATGCACATCGAGCTTCTCGCCAAATCACCTGTGAGGGGGAAAGCGATCATTGAAACCACGGCCAGTCTTGGGATCGATCCGGATGCAAACGACGTGTGGTTGCCGAAAGGCATGAGCGATGCCGACTGGGGAAAGGTACGCATCCACAGCGTGGGTGGCAAGGCAGCGCTGGCCAGCGGGGAGACGCTGCTGCTGCATCTTCCAAATTCGAAACGACCGGTCACGGTGCTCATCACTGCCAATACGATCGATCCACGTGGCGGCCGTGGGGGCAGTTTTTCCTCGACTATGGGGATGGCTCCGCCAGCGAGTCAGGGAAGTAATGTGACTGATGAGAAGGACGCTGAAAAGAAGACGGCTGAACTGCCCCGGCGTGTTTACCTTGTGCCAGTCGGATTTGGAGATGGTAAAAAGCCAGCGGAATACCTGGAAGCCAAGGGGGTGGACTTTCCTCAGGGAGCCAATGCGGTGCTGGCGGATGGCAAGCTGACTGTCCAAAACACGCGCAAAAATCTCGACCTTATCGAGCAGCTGCTGCTGAAAAGCATGACTGCGGGCGGAGACAAAGCGGTGTCAATCAAGGTCGATGTGCACGTGGCTGAAGTGGAGGACGGCAAGATTTTGGGCGAATGGAATCCTGAAAAATCGACATGGATCCGCGAGCCGGGAGCCGCCCCCGTGTCCATCAGGCAGGCACCGCCGGAGGTGAGGCATGTCTTTTCTGCGGCAGGCGTGATGACGGATGCTCAATGGCGGACGCTGCAGGGAGGCATCAAGGGGAAGGCGGGAGTCTTGCTGGATGCGCTGCCAGGCAGGAGCATGAAACATGACGAGAGAGCCGTGTTTGATATGCCGGCAGCTTTGGGTGGCGGGCAGCTTGCCGTGAGGCCGCAGATCACATCGAGCAGCGGCAGCCTGAGTGTTAACCTGCAGTTTCCTGACCTCATCCCTGCTGCGAAGAGACTGATGACGACCCAAGTGCAGATCTGGGACGGTCAGACGGTGGCTTTCAGCGGCATTCCCTCAGAGAAGGAAAAGGTTTTTCGGGTGATCTTTGTCACCGCCAGACTGGTTTACCCGTCTGACGATGGGAAGAAATGA